The Dysidea avara chromosome 13, odDysAvar1.4, whole genome shotgun sequence genome includes a region encoding these proteins:
- the LOC136242295 gene encoding uncharacterized protein, whose translation MAVAQTKRKRSKKKKKARIEEVDDTSTASIASAVRSAVQESNEVERKCPKEVGEEGIVDDSVPSTLQDSNEVERETVVEVEIMSTVECNVNSQNEEFYNDIATSVQIHTEEILTERNEILQSSEDIEEARQQYSTSMGEDSSPAIVSMECHSDSTSMTSLTSSSLTKVTDIDFDNDNQVCVTDTKRCDVVSWDEVMSSDEDLTSSNEPTTTDDIKEGLEASQEMNEEFYNDIETSVQSHTEEILSERNEILQRLENTEEVQQQECNNKILSEGAKKGNNNKYSSIVLQCSTSMGEDSSPAIVSMECHSDSTSLTSMISSSLTNITDIDFDNDNQVCVTDTKRRDVVSWDEVMSSDEDLTSSNEPTTTDDIKEGLEASQEMNEEFYNDIATSVQIHTEEILNERNEILQRLEEIKGAQQQCSTSMGEDSRPAIVSMECHSDR comes from the exons ATGGCAGTAGCACAGA CTAAGCGGAAGCGTtctaagaagaagaagaaggcGAGGATCGAGGAAGTTGACGACACTTCAACAGCTTCGATCGCGTCAGCTGTGAGGTCAGCTGTACAGGAATCTAATGAAG TTGAGAGGAAGTGTCCTAAAGAGGTGGGGGAGGAGGGAATTGTAGATGATTCAGTTCCGTCTACTCTACAGGATTCTAATGAAG TTGAGAGAGAAACTGTTGTGGAGGTGGAGATCATGTCTACTGTGGAATGTAATGTCAATTCACA GAATGAAGAGTTCTATAATGATATTGCAACAAGTGTTCAAATTCACACTGAAGAAATTTTGACTGAGAGAAATGAAATACTTCAAAGTTCAGAAGATATTGAGGAAGCCCGACAGCAG tattccACTTCAATGGGAGAAGACAGTAGCCCAGCCATTGTTTCAATGGAGTGTCATAGTGATAG CACTTCAATGACATCATTGACCAGTAGTTCTCTAACTAAGGTCACTGACATTGATTTTGATAATGACAATCAAGTGTGTGTGACTGATACTAAGAGGTGTGATGTTGTGTCATG ggATGAGGTGATGAGTAGTGATGAAGATTTGACAAGCTCCAATGAACCAACCACTACTGATGATATAAAGGAAGGATTAGAGGCTTCTCAGGAAAT GAATGAAGAGTTCTATAATGATATTGAAACAAGTGTTcaaagtcacactgaagaaatttTGAGTGAGAGAAATGAAATACTTCAAAGGTTGGAGAATACTGAGGAAGTCCAACAGCAG GAGTGTAACAATAAAATATTAAGTGAGGGGGCTAAGAAAG GCAATAATAACAAATATTCTTCAATTGTTTTACAGTGTTCCACTTCAATGGGAGAGGACAGTAGCCCAGCCATTGTTTCAATGGAGTGTCATAGTGATAG CACTTCATTGACATCAATGATCAGTAGTTCTCTAACTAATATCACTGACATTGATTTTGATAATGACAATCAAGTGTGTGTGACTGATACTAAGAGACGTGATGTTGTGTCATG ggATGAGGTGATGAGTAGTGATGAAGATTTGACAAGCTCCAATGAACCAACCACTACTGATGATATAAAGGAAGGATTAGAGGCTTCTCAGGAAAT GAATGAAGAGTTCTATAATGATATTGCAACAAGTGTTCAAATTCACACTGAAGAAATTTTGAATGAGAGAAATGAAATACTTCAAAGGTTGGAAGAGATTAAGGGAGCCCAACAGCAG TGTTCCACTTCAATGGGAGAGGACAGTCGCCCAGCCATTGTTTCAATGGAGTGTCATAGTGATAGGTGA
- the LOC136243151 gene encoding ras-related protein Rab-10-like, whose protein sequence is MATRKHTQYDMLFKLLLIGDSGVGKTCILFRYADDTFKTTFIATIGIDFKIKTFEIDGKRIKLQIWDTAGQERFHTITTSYYRGAMGIMLVFDITNQKSFDNITKWLGNIEMHASSDVERLLIGNKCDLESKRVIPYTRGEQMAESQSLQYMETSAKTKQNIDEAFEQLVKQIVKKVNSKKVTRHEDSFADLKQQQEESKCAC, encoded by the exons ATGGCGACTAGAAAACACACGCAGTATGATATGCTCTTCAAATTACTCCTAATAGGAGACAGCGGAGTGGGTAAAACCTGTATACTATTTCGTTACGCCGACGACACTTTTAAAACTACCTTCATTGCAACTATCG GCATTGATTTCAAGATCAAGACGTTTGAAATTGATGGCAAGAGAATCAAACTACAAATCTG GGACACTGCTGGACAGGAAAGGTTCCACACAATCACGACATCATACTATAGGGGTGCCATG GGCATCATGTTAGTCTTCGACATAACCAATCAGAAGTCATTTGATAACATTACAAAATGGCTGGGAAATATAGAAATG CATGCGTCCTCAGATGTTGAGAGACTACTGATAGGTAACAAGTGTGATCTTGAGTCTAAACGTGTCATCCCATACACTAGAGGGGAACAG ATGGCAGAATCACAAAGCTTACAATACATGGAAACaagtgcaaaaaccaaacaaaataTTGATGAG GCATTTGAGCAACTTGTGAAACAAATTGTCAAGAAAGTAAACAGCAAG AAGGTGACAAGACATGAAGACAGTTTTGCTGACCTCAAACAACAACAAGAAGAGTCCAAGTGTGCTTGTTGA